A single window of Modestobacter italicus DNA harbors:
- a CDS encoding MFS transporter: MSAAPAVETTPAPTVPAPRTAVLAIGALAVGAFAIGTTEFVTMGLLPDIAAGVDASIPSAGHLISAYALGVVVGAPVIAALGARLPRRGLAVGLMAAFVAGNALSALAPGYGTLLLARFVAGLPHGAFFGVASLIAASLVPDRLRGRAVSSVMLGLAVANVAGVPAATWLGQAMGWRSAYWAVVLLGALTVLAVLLVVPAVPGRAEATIRSELGALRRPQVVLTLLFGVVGFGGMFALYSYIAPLLTDVAGASAGFVPVALLVFGVGMIVGTALGGRLADRALFPSLLGAVVALGVFLLAVALLAGSAGALLVAVFLTAAASSVLAVCLQLRLMEVAGDAQMLGAALNHSALNLANALGAWLGGLVIAAGFGYRAPSLVGTGLAVLGLGFLAASAVLRRRELAAI, translated from the coding sequence GTGAGCGCCGCCCCCGCCGTCGAGACGACGCCGGCCCCGACCGTCCCCGCCCCCCGCACCGCCGTCCTCGCCATCGGCGCGCTGGCCGTCGGCGCCTTCGCCATCGGCACCACCGAGTTCGTGACGATGGGCCTGCTGCCCGACATCGCCGCCGGCGTCGACGCGAGCATCCCCTCGGCCGGCCACCTCATCTCCGCCTACGCCCTCGGCGTGGTCGTCGGCGCGCCGGTGATCGCCGCCCTCGGCGCCCGGCTGCCCCGGCGCGGGCTGGCCGTCGGCCTGATGGCGGCGTTCGTCGCCGGCAACGCGCTGAGCGCGCTGGCCCCCGGCTACGGGACCCTGCTGCTCGCCCGGTTCGTCGCCGGGCTGCCGCACGGCGCCTTCTTCGGGGTCGCCTCGCTCATCGCCGCCTCGCTGGTGCCCGACCGGCTGCGCGGCCGGGCGGTCAGCTCGGTGATGCTCGGGCTGGCGGTCGCCAACGTGGCCGGCGTCCCCGCGGCGACCTGGCTCGGCCAGGCGATGGGCTGGCGCTCGGCCTACTGGGCGGTCGTGCTGCTCGGGGCGCTGACCGTGCTCGCCGTCCTGCTGGTCGTCCCCGCCGTCCCCGGCCGGGCCGAGGCGACGATCCGGTCCGAGCTGGGCGCGCTGCGCCGGCCGCAGGTGGTGCTGACCCTGCTGTTCGGGGTCGTCGGCTTCGGCGGCATGTTCGCCCTGTACAGCTACATCGCGCCGCTGCTCACCGACGTCGCCGGGGCCTCGGCGGGCTTCGTCCCGGTCGCGCTGCTGGTCTTCGGCGTCGGCATGATCGTCGGCACCGCGCTCGGCGGCCGGCTGGCCGACCGCGCGCTGTTCCCCTCGCTGCTGGGCGCGGTGGTCGCCCTCGGCGTCTTCCTGCTCGCCGTGGCGCTGCTCGCCGGGAGCGCCGGCGCCCTGCTGGTCGCGGTGTTCCTCACCGCCGCGGCCAGCTCGGTCCTCGCCGTCTGCCTGCAGCTGCGGCTGATGGAGGTCGCCGGGGACGCCCAGATGCTCGGCGCGGCGCTCAACCACTCCGCGCTCAACCTGGCCAACGCGCTGGGCGCGTGGCTGGGCGGCCTGGTCATCGCCGCCGGCTTCGGCTACCGGGCGCCGAGCCTGGTCGGCACCGGGCTGGCCGTGCTCGGGCTCGGTTTCCTCGCCGCCTCGGCCGTGCTGCGCCGCCGGGAGCTCGCCGCGATCTGA
- a CDS encoding xanthine dehydrogenase family protein molybdopterin-binding subunit, with protein MTAVEDPAAPETPVELAPAKEIGQARLRKEDARLITGETQWTDNIVLPGMLHMAMLRSPVAHGRITHLDVSAAKDRPNVVAVYTGADLAEEQGSIPCAWPVTPDMVNPGHPSIAVDQVNHVGEAVAIVVARTRTAAADALEAIDVDYEPLPVVLDMETAVQDGSPLVHDSTSSNTSYHFVFDAGEAGTGSDTEQAFADAEVTVSRRFVQQRLIPAFMEPRSVVVQPTRDSYTMWSATQIPHILRVMAASVTGIPEHKLRVIAPDVGGGFGGKLQVNPEEILALLVARRLGKPIKWTETRGESLMTAHHGRDQVQFVDVAADRDGTVKALRVRLLADMGAYLRLITPGVPALGAFMFPGIYKFPAYRFECDGVFTNKVPTDAYRGAGRPEATFAIERIMDELAVELGMDPLELRRKNWINADEFPFTTVAGLQYDSGDYAQATQQALELLGYDELRAEQKRRRESNDPVQLGIGFSTFTEMCGLAPSRVLGSLSFGAGGWESASIRMLPTGKVEVVTGSTPHGQGHETAWSQIVADQLGVPFEDVEVLHGDTAISSRGLDTYGSRSLVVGGTAVVKAAEKVVQKARAIAAHLLEASEDDLEFTGGKFSVKGTPGASIGIQEVALAIFAAHDYPEGIEPSIDSEATFDPENFSFPHGTHICAMEIDTETGFAKIRKYACVDDVGTIVNPLIVEGQVHGGLAQGIAQAMFEEAIYDAEGNLTTGSFVDYLIPSAADLPHFDTGNTVHEATSNPLGAKGVGEAGCIASTPAVVNAAIDAVRHLGVSELRMPLTPERVWRALHEGGDGGDRATAGTNAHSVSSSEAATASATEGDLQ; from the coding sequence GTGACCGCCGTCGAGGACCCGGCCGCCCCGGAGACCCCCGTCGAGCTGGCCCCGGCCAAGGAGATCGGGCAGGCGCGGCTGCGCAAGGAGGACGCCCGCCTCATCACCGGCGAGACGCAGTGGACCGACAACATCGTGCTGCCGGGCATGCTGCACATGGCGATGCTGCGCAGCCCGGTCGCCCACGGGCGGATCACCCACCTCGACGTCAGCGCGGCCAAGGACCGGCCGAACGTCGTCGCCGTCTACACCGGGGCCGACCTCGCCGAGGAGCAGGGCTCGATCCCCTGCGCCTGGCCGGTGACCCCGGACATGGTCAACCCCGGGCACCCCTCGATCGCCGTCGACCAGGTCAACCACGTCGGTGAGGCGGTCGCGATCGTCGTCGCCCGCACCCGCACCGCGGCCGCGGACGCCCTCGAGGCGATCGACGTCGACTACGAGCCGCTGCCCGTCGTGCTGGACATGGAGACGGCCGTCCAGGACGGCTCGCCGCTGGTCCACGACTCGACCTCGTCGAACACCAGCTACCACTTCGTCTTCGACGCCGGCGAGGCCGGCACCGGCTCGGACACCGAGCAGGCCTTCGCCGATGCCGAGGTCACCGTCAGCCGCCGGTTCGTCCAGCAGCGGCTGATCCCGGCGTTCATGGAGCCCCGGTCGGTCGTCGTCCAGCCCACCCGGGACAGCTACACGATGTGGTCGGCGACCCAGATCCCGCACATCCTGCGGGTGATGGCGGCCAGCGTCACCGGCATCCCGGAGCACAAGCTGCGGGTCATCGCCCCCGACGTCGGCGGCGGTTTCGGCGGCAAGCTGCAGGTCAACCCGGAGGAGATCCTGGCCCTGCTGGTCGCCCGCCGGCTGGGCAAGCCGATCAAGTGGACCGAGACCCGGGGCGAGTCGCTGATGACCGCCCACCACGGCCGCGACCAGGTCCAGTTCGTCGACGTCGCCGCCGACCGCGACGGCACCGTCAAGGCGCTGCGGGTCCGGCTGCTCGCCGACATGGGCGCCTACCTGCGGCTGATCACCCCGGGCGTGCCGGCGCTGGGCGCGTTCATGTTCCCGGGCATCTACAAGTTCCCGGCCTACCGCTTCGAGTGCGACGGGGTGTTCACCAACAAGGTGCCCACCGACGCCTACCGCGGCGCCGGCCGGCCCGAGGCGACGTTCGCGATCGAGCGGATCATGGACGAGCTCGCCGTCGAGCTGGGCATGGACCCGCTGGAGCTGCGCCGCAAGAACTGGATCAACGCCGACGAGTTCCCGTTCACCACGGTCGCCGGCCTGCAGTACGACAGCGGCGACTACGCGCAGGCCACCCAGCAGGCGCTGGAGCTGCTGGGCTACGACGAGCTGCGGGCCGAGCAGAAGCGGCGCCGGGAGTCGAACGACCCGGTCCAGCTGGGCATCGGCTTCTCCACCTTCACCGAGATGTGCGGGCTGGCGCCCTCCCGGGTGCTCGGGTCGCTCTCCTTCGGCGCGGGTGGCTGGGAGTCGGCCTCGATCCGGATGCTGCCCACCGGCAAGGTCGAGGTCGTCACCGGCTCGACGCCGCACGGGCAGGGCCACGAGACGGCCTGGAGCCAGATCGTCGCCGACCAGCTCGGTGTGCCCTTCGAGGACGTCGAGGTGCTGCACGGCGACACCGCGATCTCCTCCCGCGGCCTGGACACCTACGGCTCCCGCTCCCTGGTGGTCGGTGGCACCGCGGTGGTCAAGGCGGCGGAGAAGGTCGTGCAGAAGGCGCGGGCGATCGCCGCGCACCTGCTGGAGGCCAGCGAGGACGACCTGGAGTTCACCGGCGGGAAGTTCTCCGTCAAGGGGACACCGGGCGCCTCCATCGGCATCCAGGAGGTGGCCCTGGCCATCTTCGCCGCGCACGACTACCCGGAGGGGATCGAGCCCTCGATCGACTCCGAGGCGACCTTCGACCCGGAGAACTTCTCCTTCCCGCACGGCACGCACATCTGCGCGATGGAGATCGACACCGAGACCGGGTTCGCCAAGATCCGCAAGTACGCCTGCGTGGACGACGTCGGGACGATCGTGAACCCGCTGATCGTCGAGGGGCAGGTGCACGGCGGCCTGGCCCAGGGCATCGCCCAGGCCATGTTCGAGGAGGCGATCTACGACGCCGAGGGCAACCTGACCACCGGCAGCTTCGTGGACTACCTGATCCCCTCGGCCGCCGACCTGCCGCACTTCGACACCGGCAACACCGTGCACGAGGCGACCAGCAACCCGCTGGGTGCCAAGGGCGTCGGGGAGGCCGGCTGCATCGCCAGCACCCCGGCGGTGGTCAACGCCGCCATCGACGCCGTCCGGCACCTGGGCGTCAGCGAGCTGCGGATGCCGCTGACCCCGGAACGGGTCTGGCGGGCTCTCCACGAGGGCGGGGACGGCGGCGACCGGGCCACCGCGGGCACCAACGCGCACAGCGTCTCCTCCAGCGAGGCGGCCACCGCTTCTGCCACCGAAGGAGACCTGCAGTGA
- a CDS encoding dihydrofolate reductase family protein has product MSRTTCHVTLSLDGFLAGPHQTREDPLGRGGERLHEWMFAAEPLPEADAAARADLLRPRGAFVMGRNMFGPVRGGWDEDWRGWWGDEPPYHAPVFVLTHHARDPVEMAGGTTFVFVTEGFDAAFAQARAAAGDAEVTVAGGASTVRQALAAGVVDELVLDVAPVLLGGGERLFDGVADPGLTQLEVTSSPRVTHVRYRVGP; this is encoded by the coding sequence ATGAGCCGCACGACCTGCCACGTGACCCTCTCCCTCGACGGCTTCCTGGCCGGCCCGCACCAGACCCGGGAGGACCCGCTCGGCCGGGGCGGGGAACGGCTGCACGAGTGGATGTTCGCCGCCGAGCCGCTGCCGGAGGCCGACGCAGCCGCCCGCGCGGACCTGCTGCGGCCCCGCGGCGCGTTTGTGATGGGCCGCAACATGTTCGGCCCGGTCCGCGGCGGGTGGGACGAGGACTGGCGCGGCTGGTGGGGCGACGAGCCGCCGTACCACGCACCGGTGTTCGTGCTCACCCACCACGCGCGCGACCCGGTGGAGATGGCCGGCGGGACGACGTTCGTGTTCGTGACCGAGGGCTTCGACGCCGCGTTCGCGCAGGCCCGCGCCGCGGCCGGCGACGCCGAGGTGACCGTGGCCGGCGGCGCGTCCACGGTGCGCCAGGCCCTGGCGGCGGGGGTGGTCGACGAGCTGGTGCTCGACGTCGCACCGGTCCTGCTGGGCGGCGGCGAGCGCCTGTTCGACGGCGTCGCCGACCCCGGGCTCACCCAGCTGGAGGTCACGTCCTCGCCGCGGGTGACCCACGTCCGCTACCGCGTCGGGCCCTGA
- a CDS encoding (2Fe-2S)-binding protein, translating into MTQINVRVDGESYTDDVEPRTLLVHYLREQIGKVGTVVGCDTSNCGACTVHLDGQAVKSCTVLAVQADGSQVTTIEGIAGEGIGGTLHPVQRAFHEMHGLQCGFCTPGMIMASIDLLKENPDPSETEVREGIEGNLCRCTGYQNIVKAVQHAAQEMRGEAPGDPGSSPAAVDTAASEHVVAQS; encoded by the coding sequence GTGACGCAGATCAACGTGCGGGTCGACGGGGAGTCCTACACGGACGACGTCGAGCCGCGGACCCTGCTGGTGCACTACCTCAGGGAACAGATCGGCAAGGTCGGCACGGTCGTGGGCTGTGACACCAGCAACTGCGGCGCGTGCACCGTCCACCTGGACGGGCAGGCCGTGAAGTCGTGCACCGTGCTGGCCGTGCAGGCCGACGGCAGCCAGGTCACCACCATCGAGGGGATCGCCGGGGAGGGCATCGGCGGCACCCTGCACCCGGTCCAGCGGGCCTTCCACGAGATGCACGGGCTGCAGTGCGGCTTCTGCACGCCGGGGATGATCATGGCCTCGATCGACCTGCTCAAGGAGAACCCGGACCCGAGCGAGACCGAGGTGCGCGAGGGCATCGAGGGCAACCTCTGCCGCTGCACCGGCTACCAGAACATCGTCAAGGCCGTGCAGCACGCGGCGCAGGAGATGCGGGGCGAGGCACCCGGTGACCCGGGCTCCTCGCCGGCCGCGGTGGACACCGCCGCCTCGGAGCACGTGGTGGCGCAGTCATGA
- a CDS encoding EamA family transporter codes for MPPRDRLLAGLVALVWGLNFPAIHLSLEQFPPFFLVALRFAVLAVPTLLFVPRPGVPWRWVLGYGTGFGVLQFLFLYLAMVNGMPSGLASLVLQSSAPFTVVLAAALLRERLGGRQALGVALAVGGLAGIAVHRAGLAGGAYLLPVVLTLCGGLGWALGNLASRQARAPQPLRLTLWMTVVPPLPMLVVSLLTEGPQRIGTSLSTLDSTRGALALAGLAFTVLVATVLGSGIWTTLLSRHPSSTVAPFSMLVPVVGVGASWLAFGERVYLVELACGAVVVAGVLLSSSGRRTASTPAAPPLVPAAT; via the coding sequence ATGCCACCCCGCGACCGGCTGCTCGCCGGGCTCGTCGCCCTCGTCTGGGGCCTGAACTTCCCGGCGATCCACCTGTCCCTGGAGCAGTTCCCGCCGTTCTTCCTGGTGGCCCTCCGGTTCGCCGTGCTGGCGGTGCCGACCCTGCTGTTCGTGCCGCGGCCGGGGGTGCCCTGGCGCTGGGTGCTCGGCTACGGCACCGGCTTCGGGGTGCTCCAGTTCCTCTTCCTGTACCTGGCCATGGTCAACGGGATGCCCTCGGGCCTGGCCTCGCTGGTGCTGCAGTCCTCCGCCCCGTTCACCGTGGTGCTGGCGGCGGCGCTGCTGCGCGAGCGGCTCGGCGGCCGGCAGGCCCTCGGCGTCGCGCTGGCGGTGGGCGGGCTGGCGGGGATCGCCGTGCACCGGGCCGGCCTGGCCGGGGGCGCGTACCTGCTGCCCGTCGTCCTCACCCTCTGCGGCGGGCTGGGCTGGGCGCTGGGCAACCTGGCCAGCCGGCAGGCGCGGGCGCCGCAGCCGCTGCGCCTCACGCTGTGGATGACCGTCGTGCCGCCGCTGCCGATGCTGGTGGTGTCGCTGCTGACGGAGGGCCCGCAGCGGATCGGCACCTCGCTCAGCACGCTCGACTCCACCCGCGGGGCGCTGGCCCTCGCCGGGCTGGCCTTCACCGTGCTGGTCGCCACCGTGCTCGGCTCGGGCATCTGGACGACGCTGCTGAGCCGGCACCCGTCGAGCACGGTGGCACCGTTCTCCATGCTGGTGCCGGTGGTCGGGGTGGGGGCGTCCTGGCTGGCCTTCGGCGAGCGGGTCTACCTGGTCGAGCTCGCCTGCGGCGCCGTCGTGGTCGCCGGGGTGCTGCTCAGCAGCTCCGGCCGGCGGACCGCGAGCACCCCCGCCGCACCCCCGCTGGTGCCCGCCGCGACCTGA
- a CDS encoding pyridoxamine 5'-phosphate oxidase family protein yields the protein MARWSEIEQEAPELAATARQFLDAGAHKTLATLRRDGSPRISGTEIEIRDGDLWFGGMWQSVKALDLLRDPRFALHGPSVSPPEWRGDAKLAGRAEEVTDPAVMARMTGGAPPGPSHLFRADVTELSVVRLAESGDSLVIESWHAGRGTSRVERR from the coding sequence GTGGCGCGGTGGTCGGAGATCGAGCAGGAGGCGCCTGAGCTCGCGGCGACGGCGCGGCAGTTCCTGGACGCCGGGGCGCACAAGACCCTGGCGACGCTGCGGCGGGACGGGTCGCCCCGGATCAGCGGCACCGAGATCGAGATCCGCGACGGCGATCTCTGGTTCGGCGGCATGTGGCAGTCGGTCAAGGCCCTGGACCTGCTGCGCGATCCACGCTTCGCGCTGCACGGCCCGTCGGTCAGCCCACCGGAGTGGCGCGGCGACGCGAAGCTCGCCGGCCGGGCGGAGGAGGTCACCGACCCCGCCGTCATGGCGCGGATGACCGGGGGCGCGCCACCGGGGCCCTCGCACCTGTTCCGGGCCGACGTCACCGAGCTGAGCGTGGTGCGGCTCGCGGAGAGCGGCGACTCGCTGGTCATCGAGTCGTGGCACGCCGGCCGCGGGACGAGCCGGGTGGAACGCCGCTGA
- a CDS encoding multidrug effflux MFS transporter, with amino-acid sequence MTATQDRTTAHRSTGPSPTGVALPDPRPAKPRTARTALTLGAFVALGPLTIDMYLPALPTITDELGTTSSAVQLTLTGTLVGLALGQLVLGPLSDALGRRRPLLVGTAVHVLASLLVLLAPNVAVLGALRVLQGVGAAAGAVIAIAVVRDLFDGRAAATMLSRLFLVLGVAPVLAPTIGGELLRFTSWRGVFALLALYGVLLVVMGFFAVRETLPPERRSSSGVAGTLRSYGSLFRDRAYVGLVLVAGLTMAGLFAYVSGSSFVYQDEFGLDEQQFGLLFGAGAVWLIAATQLNPVLLRWFSPAQVLVAGTVAGAVAGVVLLVLAATATGGLFAVVLPLWAVLFSCGLALPNAPALALSRHGDAAGTAAALLGAVQFGVGAAVSPLVGLLGNDAVAMGTVVVASLVLAIVVLVVVVRPWQLADPDPEAAPVAVH; translated from the coding sequence ATGACCGCCACGCAGGACCGCACCACCGCACACCGGAGCACCGGCCCGTCGCCGACCGGGGTCGCGCTGCCCGACCCGCGCCCCGCGAAGCCGAGGACCGCGCGCACCGCGCTGACCCTGGGCGCCTTCGTCGCGCTCGGCCCGCTCACCATCGACATGTACCTGCCGGCCCTGCCGACCATCACCGACGAGCTGGGGACCACCTCCTCGGCGGTGCAGCTCACGCTCACCGGCACCCTGGTCGGTCTCGCGCTCGGCCAGCTGGTGCTCGGCCCGCTGTCGGACGCCCTCGGCCGCCGCCGCCCGCTGCTGGTCGGGACGGCGGTGCACGTGCTGGCGTCGCTGCTGGTGCTGCTCGCGCCGAACGTCGCCGTGCTCGGCGCGCTCCGGGTGCTGCAGGGCGTCGGGGCGGCGGCCGGGGCGGTCATCGCCATCGCCGTCGTCCGCGACCTGTTCGACGGCCGCGCCGCCGCGACCATGCTCTCCCGGCTCTTCCTGGTGCTCGGCGTCGCGCCGGTGCTCGCCCCGACCATCGGCGGCGAGCTGCTCCGGTTCACCTCCTGGCGCGGTGTCTTCGCGCTGCTGGCCCTCTACGGCGTCCTGCTGGTCGTGATGGGCTTCTTCGCCGTCCGCGAGACGCTGCCGCCCGAGCGCCGCAGCAGCAGCGGTGTCGCCGGCACGCTGCGCAGCTACGGCTCGCTGTTCCGCGACCGCGCCTACGTCGGCCTCGTCCTCGTCGCCGGGCTGACCATGGCCGGGCTGTTCGCCTACGTCTCCGGGTCCTCGTTCGTCTACCAGGACGAGTTCGGCCTCGACGAGCAGCAGTTCGGGCTGCTCTTCGGCGCCGGCGCGGTCTGGCTGATCGCCGCGACCCAGCTCAACCCGGTGCTGCTGCGCTGGTTCTCCCCGGCCCAGGTGCTGGTCGCCGGCACCGTCGCGGGCGCCGTCGCCGGGGTCGTGCTGCTGGTGCTGGCCGCCACCGCGACCGGCGGGCTGTTCGCCGTCGTCCTCCCGCTGTGGGCGGTGCTGTTCTCCTGCGGCCTGGCGCTGCCCAACGCCCCGGCGCTGGCGCTGTCCCGGCACGGCGACGCCGCCGGCACCGCCGCCGCGCTGCTGGGCGCCGTCCAGTTCGGCGTCGGTGCCGCGGTCTCGCCGCTGGTCGGCCTGCTCGGCAACGACGCCGTCGCGATGGGCACGGTCGTCGTCGCCTCGCTGGTGCTGGCGATCGTGGTGCTGGTGGTCGTCGTCCGCCCCTGGCAGCTGGCGGACCCCGACCCGGAGGCCGCGCCGGTCGCCGTCCACTGA
- a CDS encoding GAF domain-containing protein codes for MTTVNPWLALPDGDPGPVLTRRLRAAHEALVTQVGTPARDQVRAVVWDSWRRSLRSGVDPDGAPPPVDLLDDDLAAYRAAHPLAAVMPVIRRLLVADAEVDQMIVAVTDAAGRMLWVEGDSRLRDRAAGVHFVEGASWGESSAGTNAPGTALALDHAVQIYGSEHYRRPVQPWSCSAAPVHDPLTGALLGAIDVTGGDHVASPHVLTLVRATAAAAESELRWLGRDRGLRADRLAAGQRPAVPTLEVLGRDRARLRTAAGVQELSLRHSELVVLLAEAAAAGTGRTAEQLAAECHAGEAAAVTVRAELSRLRRLVGDHLVGSRPYRLLGSVRTDAEEVRGLIAQGAVGSALDRYRGPLLPGSTAPGVRAARARLADEVRTAVLGSGRPDLLVRYSELAEAADDLGTWQACLAVLPPGARRTAAAGHVQRLRGGPRGPLRR; via the coding sequence GTGACGACCGTGAACCCGTGGCTGGCCCTCCCCGACGGGGACCCCGGCCCGGTGCTCACCCGGCGGCTCCGGGCCGCGCACGAGGCCCTCGTCACGCAGGTCGGCACACCCGCGCGGGACCAGGTGCGCGCGGTCGTGTGGGACTCCTGGCGGCGGTCGCTGCGCAGCGGCGTCGACCCCGACGGGGCGCCGCCCCCGGTGGACCTGCTCGACGACGACCTGGCCGCCTACCGGGCGGCGCACCCGCTGGCCGCGGTCATGCCGGTGATCCGCCGGCTGCTCGTCGCCGACGCCGAGGTGGACCAGATGATCGTCGCGGTGACCGACGCGGCCGGCCGGATGCTCTGGGTGGAGGGCGACTCGCGGCTGCGGGACCGGGCGGCCGGGGTGCACTTCGTCGAGGGCGCCTCGTGGGGCGAGAGCAGCGCCGGGACCAACGCGCCGGGCACCGCCCTCGCCCTCGACCACGCCGTCCAGATCTACGGCAGCGAGCACTACCGCCGTCCGGTCCAGCCGTGGAGCTGCTCGGCGGCCCCGGTGCACGACCCGCTCACCGGTGCCCTGCTCGGCGCCATCGACGTCACCGGCGGCGACCACGTGGCCAGCCCGCACGTGCTGACGCTGGTGCGGGCCACCGCGGCCGCCGCGGAGTCCGAGCTCCGCTGGCTCGGCCGGGACCGCGGGCTGCGCGCTGACCGGCTGGCCGCCGGCCAGCGGCCCGCCGTCCCGACCCTCGAGGTGCTGGGCCGCGACCGCGCCCGGCTGCGCACCGCCGCCGGGGTGCAGGAGCTCTCGCTGCGGCACTCCGAGCTGGTGGTGCTGCTCGCCGAGGCCGCCGCAGCGGGCACCGGGCGGACGGCGGAGCAGCTGGCCGCCGAGTGCCACGCCGGCGAGGCGGCCGCGGTCACCGTGCGCGCCGAGCTGTCCCGGCTCCGCCGGCTGGTGGGCGACCACCTGGTCGGCTCGCGGCCCTACCGGCTGCTCGGGTCGGTGCGCACCGACGCCGAGGAGGTGCGCGGCCTCATCGCGCAGGGGGCGGTGGGCTCGGCGCTGGACCGCTACCGGGGGCCGCTGCTGCCGGGGTCGACGGCACCGGGCGTGCGGGCCGCCCGCGCCCGCCTCGCCGACGAGGTCCGGACGGCGGTGCTCGGCAGCGGGCGCCCGGACCTGCTGGTCCGCTACAGCGAGCTGGCCGAGGCGGCCGACGACCTGGGCACCTGGCAGGCGTGCCTGGCCGTGCTCCCGCCCGGGGCGCGGCGCACCGCGGCGGCCGGGCACGTGCAGCGGCTGCGCGGCGGGCCGCGCGGTCCGCTCCGCCGCTGA
- a CDS encoding LysR family transcriptional regulator, translating to MDVRALETLRAVGRQGGVTAAAAVLHLTPSAVSQQLAALSREMGVPLTERVGRGLRLTLAGQALAEAAVDVAVAVERARAACAAFADRPVGTVRVSAFQSAAHLLLPGLLDRVAGLAGVTVECSDEDVAQADFPALTDRVDVVIAHRPDDDAGWRDTGLRVVPLLREPLDVAVPAGHRLAGRAEVRPADLVDEDWIAVKVGFPVAELLDAVAAGSGAQPHVAHRINDFGVVEALVAGGHGIALLPRHTAGRRPGVRLVPLAGVRAGRRIDALVRPDHAERLVVRRVLDELVDLAAGL from the coding sequence ATGGACGTCCGCGCACTGGAGACCCTGCGGGCGGTGGGCCGCCAGGGCGGGGTCACCGCGGCCGCCGCGGTGCTGCACCTCACGCCGTCGGCGGTCTCCCAGCAGCTGGCCGCGCTCTCCCGGGAGATGGGCGTCCCGCTGACCGAGCGGGTCGGCCGGGGGCTGCGGCTCACCCTCGCCGGTCAGGCGCTGGCGGAGGCGGCCGTCGACGTCGCGGTGGCGGTGGAACGGGCCCGGGCCGCCTGCGCGGCCTTCGCCGACCGGCCGGTCGGCACGGTGCGGGTCTCGGCCTTCCAGAGCGCCGCGCACCTGCTGCTGCCCGGCCTGCTGGACCGCGTCGCCGGCCTGGCCGGCGTGACCGTCGAGTGCTCCGACGAGGACGTGGCGCAGGCGGACTTCCCGGCGCTGACCGACCGGGTCGACGTCGTCATCGCCCACCGGCCCGACGACGACGCCGGCTGGCGGGACACCGGCCTGCGGGTGGTCCCGCTGCTCCGCGAGCCGCTGGACGTCGCCGTCCCCGCCGGGCACCGGCTGGCCGGCCGGGCCGAGGTGCGCCCGGCCGACCTGGTCGACGAGGACTGGATCGCGGTCAAGGTCGGGTTCCCGGTCGCCGAGCTGCTCGACGCCGTGGCGGCCGGCTCCGGCGCCCAGCCGCACGTCGCCCACCGGATCAACGACTTCGGCGTCGTCGAGGCGCTGGTCGCCGGCGGGCACGGCATCGCCCTGCTGCCGCGCCACACCGCCGGGCGGCGGCCGGGCGTGCGGCTGGTGCCGCTGGCCGGGGTGCGGGCCGGCCGCCGGATCGACGCCCTGGTCCGCCCGGACCACGCCGAACGGCTGGTCGTGCGGCGGGTGCTCGACGAGCTGGTCGACCTCGCCGCCGGGCTCTGA